The Paenibacillus sp. MBLB1832 genome has a window encoding:
- a CDS encoding FxsA family protein: MFRWMLAIFILVPAIEITVLIMLGHLVGGWLTFLFIIASGVLGAYFAKREGQKVLAYAKFELSQGQLPAGQLLDGICIFLGGLLLITPGFVTDIFGFMLVFPYTRPIFKMLLLALIRKQIGKGNMHIIHRR, translated from the coding sequence ATGTTTCGATGGATGCTAGCTATTTTTATTCTCGTTCCCGCGATTGAAATTACGGTGTTAATCATGTTGGGGCATTTGGTCGGAGGCTGGTTGACCTTCTTGTTCATCATCGCAAGCGGTGTGCTTGGTGCGTATTTTGCCAAGCGTGAAGGCCAGAAGGTGCTGGCTTATGCGAAATTCGAGTTGTCACAAGGTCAACTGCCTGCGGGGCAGCTTCTGGATGGTATCTGTATTTTCCTAGGCGGGCTATTGCTCATCACACCAGGATTTGTCACAGATATTTTCGGATTCATGCTCGTCTTTCCATATACGCGGCCGATATTTAAAATGCTGCTGCTCGCCCTGATCCGTAAGCAAATCGGCAAAGGCAATATGCATATCATTCACCGTCGATGA
- the pyk gene encoding pyruvate kinase, whose product MRKTKIVCTIGPASESQENLKKLLLAGMNVARLNFSHGDFEEHGARIRNLRAASAETGKVAAILLDTKGPEIRTGKLKEEPIELLQDKHIILTTEEILGDAERISVTYSNLPRDVEVGSTILIDDGLIGLTVVDIRGTEIECRIVNGGTIKSKKGVNVPGVKISLPGITEKDANDIVFGIEQGVDFIAASFVRKASDVMEIRELLERHNATHIQIISKIENQEGVDNLDEILEVSDGLMVARGDLGVEIPAEDVPVVQKQMIKKCNIVGKPVITATMMLDSMQRNPRPTRAEASDVANAVFDGTDAVMLSGETAAGKYPVESVETMARIAERAEAALEYKEIFLRQAQAQQVTVTEAISQAVANSALELGAKAILTATESGYTARMVSKYRPKSPIIAVTPSEQVIRRLSLVWGVIPVLGTQAKTTDELFNLAVDSSIKTGIVSLGDIVVITAGVPVGRSGTTNLIKVHHVGEMIAKGTGIGMQTATGTVVTARTPEEANAKMVDGAVLVTISTDREYMPAIQRASALITEVGGITSHAAVVALSLGIPVIVGVENAVELIKDGTEVSIYPEVGVIYSGQASVL is encoded by the coding sequence ATGCGTAAAACGAAAATTGTCTGTACGATTGGACCAGCAAGTGAATCACAAGAAAATCTTAAGAAGCTATTATTAGCGGGCATGAACGTTGCCAGACTGAACTTCTCCCATGGTGATTTTGAGGAGCATGGCGCACGTATTCGTAATCTTCGTGCGGCATCGGCGGAAACGGGTAAAGTAGCCGCTATTTTGCTGGATACCAAAGGTCCTGAAATTCGTACAGGTAAGCTGAAAGAAGAGCCGATTGAGCTTCTTCAGGACAAGCATATTATTTTGACTACGGAAGAAATTCTCGGGGATGCAGAGCGTATCTCGGTAACGTATTCGAACTTGCCGCGTGACGTTGAAGTAGGATCCACGATTTTGATCGATGACGGTTTGATCGGTCTTACCGTTGTTGATATTCGCGGAACGGAAATCGAGTGCCGTATCGTCAATGGCGGAACGATTAAAAGCAAAAAAGGCGTTAACGTACCAGGCGTGAAAATCAGCCTTCCAGGTATTACTGAAAAAGATGCGAATGATATCGTGTTCGGTATTGAACAAGGTGTAGACTTCATCGCAGCTTCTTTCGTGCGTAAAGCAAGTGATGTCATGGAGATTCGTGAGTTGCTGGAGCGCCACAATGCGACGCATATCCAAATCATTTCTAAAATTGAAAACCAAGAAGGCGTAGATAACCTAGATGAAATTCTAGAAGTATCTGATGGTTTAATGGTTGCTCGTGGAGATCTTGGTGTTGAGATTCCGGCTGAAGATGTGCCAGTTGTACAAAAACAAATGATTAAGAAATGTAACATCGTAGGTAAACCGGTAATCACGGCTACGATGATGCTGGATTCCATGCAACGCAACCCGCGCCCTACACGTGCGGAAGCAAGTGACGTAGCGAATGCGGTATTCGACGGAACGGATGCTGTTATGTTGTCTGGTGAAACAGCAGCAGGGAAATACCCGGTTGAATCCGTTGAGACGATGGCTCGTATTGCTGAGCGTGCAGAAGCTGCTTTGGAATATAAAGAAATTTTCCTTCGTCAAGCGCAAGCACAGCAAGTGACTGTCACAGAAGCGATTTCGCAAGCTGTTGCCAACTCCGCATTGGAATTGGGTGCGAAAGCAATCCTGACGGCTACAGAAAGTGGATACACTGCGCGTATGGTATCCAAATACCGTCCGAAGTCCCCGATCATTGCTGTTACGCCAAGTGAGCAAGTGATTCGCCGTTTATCCCTCGTTTGGGGTGTTATTCCGGTTTTGGGAACACAAGCGAAAACAACAGATGAGCTATTCAACCTAGCGGTAGACAGCTCCATCAAAACAGGCATCGTTTCCCTGGGAGATATCGTTGTTATCACAGCAGGCGTGCCAGTTGGCCGCTCTGGAACAACGAACCTGATCAAGGTTCATCACGTTGGTGAAATGATTGCCAAAGGAACAGGGATCGGGATGCAGACAGCAACTGGAACAGTAGTAACGGCTCGTACACCAGAAGAAGCGAATGCGAAAATGGTAGACGGTGCTGTACTAGTAACGATATCGACGGATCGAGAGTACATGCCGGCTATTCAAAGAGCATCTGCCTTGATTACCGAAGTTGGCGGTATTACGTCACACGCGGCTGTCGTTGCACTTAGCCTTGGTATTCCAGTTATTGTAGGTGTTGAGAACGCTGTTGAGTTAATCAAAGACGGTACAGAAGTTTCGATCTACCCAGAGGTAGGCGTAATCTACTCGGGTCAAGCGAGCGTACTGTAA
- a CDS encoding RNA degradosome polyphosphate kinase: MSIAREPELKDLKELKEIKEISTKYINRDLSWIEFNWRVLEEAQDASTPLLERVKFLSIVSSNLDEFMSVRVAGLKDQIKAGYTKKDFTGYTPAGLIKRIMKRTAKMVTEQYKSYREVTRLLMKEGIVFTEYEDLNTSQKKAMDAYYHDIVFPVLTPMAVDQSRPFPLVHNQSLYLAVLLVREGEDLDEEPYFAIVQIPSNLSRCIHVPTRSNSKKTEFILLEELIEHHIQSLFSGYIPISVHGFRVTRNADLTLNEEGAEDLLEEIEKELRRRRWGAPVRLEVQEGIHPYALAQLQDEFEIEDQIFEIDGPLDITYFMKLANSLNGFDNLRYPRVEPKYPIEFEDTTDFFSILKSRDVLVHHPYEKFDAVTDFIVHAAYDPHVLAIKMTLYRASGQSPIIQALARAAESGKQVTVVVELKARFDEERNIAWARMLEKSGCHVVYGLVGLKTHAKITLVVRQEENTLRRYVHVGTGNYNDSTARLYTDVGLFTSNSVIGEDASALFNEITGYSAPHDWQSFAVAPTDLKDKLFELIARESKHARAGRPARIIAKMNSISNQEMVDALYAASQAGVKIELIIRGVCCLRPGVPGLSENITVRSIVDRFLEHSRIYYFENGGHVDVYLSSADWMTRNLTRRIELMCPVLDHEMKKMMIQILNVSLHDNVKARELMSNGMYTRIKNELTPYRSQFEAMRITSWKKRWME, translated from the coding sequence ATGAGTATTGCGCGCGAACCAGAGCTGAAGGATCTGAAAGAACTCAAGGAAATTAAAGAAATTTCAACCAAGTACATTAACCGTGATTTGAGCTGGATCGAGTTCAATTGGCGTGTGCTTGAGGAAGCGCAGGATGCGAGTACACCGCTGCTGGAGCGTGTGAAGTTTCTGTCTATCGTATCGAGTAACCTCGATGAATTCATGAGTGTTCGTGTCGCAGGTCTCAAGGATCAGATTAAAGCGGGTTATACGAAAAAAGATTTCACGGGCTATACGCCGGCAGGTCTTATTAAACGGATTATGAAGCGTACCGCGAAAATGGTAACTGAACAGTACAAATCGTATCGCGAAGTGACGCGGCTCCTGATGAAGGAAGGCATCGTTTTCACCGAATACGAAGATTTAAATACGTCCCAGAAGAAAGCCATGGACGCTTATTACCATGATATTGTTTTTCCCGTTCTGACCCCCATGGCGGTGGATCAGAGCCGTCCGTTTCCGCTTGTACATAATCAGTCGTTATATTTGGCTGTGTTGCTAGTGCGTGAAGGTGAAGATCTGGATGAAGAGCCGTATTTCGCAATTGTCCAAATTCCGAGTAACTTGTCGCGTTGCATTCATGTGCCAACCAGATCGAACAGCAAGAAAACGGAGTTCATTCTGCTGGAGGAATTAATTGAGCACCACATTCAATCGTTGTTCAGCGGGTATATTCCGATTTCTGTACATGGTTTCCGAGTAACCCGTAATGCGGATCTTACGCTCAACGAAGAGGGCGCAGAAGATCTCTTGGAAGAGATCGAGAAAGAGCTTCGCCGCAGACGCTGGGGCGCCCCTGTTCGTCTAGAGGTGCAAGAAGGGATTCATCCGTATGCACTTGCTCAGTTACAGGATGAGTTTGAGATTGAGGATCAAATTTTTGAAATTGACGGTCCACTCGACATTACTTATTTCATGAAGTTGGCCAATTCGTTGAACGGCTTTGATAATTTACGCTATCCGCGCGTTGAGCCCAAATATCCAATTGAATTCGAGGATACTACTGACTTCTTCAGCATTCTCAAGTCGAGAGATGTGTTAGTTCATCATCCTTATGAAAAGTTTGATGCGGTAACGGATTTCATCGTTCACGCGGCCTATGATCCGCATGTGTTAGCGATCAAGATGACACTGTATCGTGCCAGCGGCCAGTCGCCAATCATCCAAGCGTTGGCAAGAGCAGCGGAGTCAGGTAAGCAGGTCACGGTGGTCGTTGAGCTGAAAGCTCGATTTGATGAGGAACGGAATATCGCTTGGGCGAGAATGCTGGAGAAATCGGGCTGTCACGTCGTGTACGGTCTTGTTGGACTCAAAACACATGCGAAAATTACCCTCGTGGTCCGCCAAGAGGAGAATACGCTCCGACGCTATGTCCATGTAGGCACAGGAAATTACAATGACAGCACAGCACGACTGTATACGGATGTCGGTTTGTTTACGAGCAATAGTGTCATCGGTGAGGATGCTTCCGCGCTATTCAACGAAATCACGGGCTATTCCGCACCGCATGACTGGCAGTCGTTTGCCGTGGCACCGACCGATTTGAAAGATAAGCTGTTTGAGCTGATCGCTCGTGAATCCAAGCATGCGAGGGCTGGTCGTCCCGCTCGAATTATCGCGAAAATGAACTCGATCTCGAATCAGGAAATGGTGGATGCGCTATACGCAGCATCTCAAGCAGGTGTGAAAATTGAGTTGATCATTCGGGGTGTCTGCTGCCTGCGCCCAGGCGTGCCAGGTCTCAGTGAAAATATTACCGTACGAAGCATTGTAGACCGCTTTCTGGAGCATTCACGCATTTATTATTTTGAAAATGGCGGTCATGTCGATGTCTACTTGTCTTCGGCTGACTGGATGACACGTAACTTGACGCGTCGGATCGAGCTGATGTGCCCCGTACTGGATCATGAAATGAAGAAAATGATGATTCAAATTCTGAATGTTTCCCTTCATGATAATGTAAAAGCAAGGGAGCTCATGTCCAATGGCATGTATACGCGCATAAAAAATGAACTGACCCCGTATCGGAGCCAGTTCGAAGCAATGCGAATTACATCATGGAAAAAACGTTGGATGGAGTAG
- a CDS encoding phosphatidylglycerophosphatase A family protein: MTEQHMIQLLQKRGVSVDQVSAIVYKLQKPYNDQLTIEECADSVMAVLAKREVQFTLYTGIALDELAEKKLLPEPLQSILEVDEPLYGVDETLALGIVHVYGMIGLTSFGYLDKEKIGIIRALNDDRNSVHVFLDDLVCGLAAAASARIAHQNERAPDYSSKQRLD, from the coding sequence ATGACGGAACAACATATGATTCAACTTCTCCAGAAGCGCGGCGTGTCTGTTGATCAAGTATCAGCAATTGTTTACAAACTGCAGAAGCCGTATAATGATCAGCTTACGATAGAGGAATGTGCGGACAGTGTCATGGCTGTGCTAGCCAAGCGGGAAGTGCAATTTACCTTGTACACCGGCATTGCGCTGGATGAATTAGCAGAGAAGAAGCTGCTGCCAGAGCCTTTGCAATCGATCCTTGAAGTGGATGAACCGCTATACGGCGTAGACGAGACGCTGGCGTTGGGGATTGTTCACGTCTACGGGATGATTGGATTAACAAGTTTTGGATATTTGGATAAAGAAAAAATTGGCATTATTCGTGCTCTGAACGATGATCGAAATTCGGTTCATGTCTTTCTAGATGATTTGGTCTGCGGTTTAGCCGCCGCGGCTTCAGCTAGAATCGCTCATCAGAACGAGCGTGCGCCTGATTATAGCTCTAAACAACGTCTGGACTAA
- the accD gene encoding acetyl-CoA carboxylase, carboxyltransferase subunit beta, with product MLKELFQKRKYATIPSERTKREIPEGLMNKCPKCGTIQTSKELEKNLKVCTACGYHYRLSASERIQLTVDEGQFVEFDADMISEDPLQFPDYIQKLDKAKSSTNLQDAILTGQGTIGGFPVIIAAMSFDFMGGSLGSVVGERITRAVEVAIEKKLPVLIYSTSGGARMQESILSLMQMAKTSAALSKHSEEGGLFISIITDPTFGGVSASFAMLGDIIIAEPSASFGFTGRRVIEQTIKQKLPDNFQTSEFNLEHGQLDKVVNRKDMRPTLIKLLDMHGTKGDAVNGG from the coding sequence GTGTTAAAGGAGTTATTTCAAAAGCGAAAATATGCAACGATTCCTTCCGAGAGAACGAAACGGGAAATACCTGAGGGTTTAATGAATAAATGCCCCAAGTGCGGCACGATTCAGACAAGCAAAGAGCTTGAGAAGAATCTGAAAGTGTGTACGGCTTGCGGGTATCATTATCGATTAAGCGCATCGGAGCGAATCCAACTGACGGTGGATGAAGGTCAATTCGTTGAATTTGATGCCGATATGATTTCTGAGGATCCTTTGCAGTTTCCTGATTATATCCAGAAATTGGACAAAGCCAAATCGTCAACCAATCTGCAAGATGCCATTCTTACAGGTCAAGGAACCATTGGCGGATTTCCGGTTATTATTGCTGCGATGAGTTTTGATTTCATGGGAGGCTCACTAGGCTCCGTTGTCGGCGAGCGTATTACGCGAGCTGTTGAAGTTGCGATTGAGAAGAAGCTTCCTGTTCTCATTTACTCCACGTCTGGTGGAGCGCGTATGCAAGAGAGTATTCTTAGTCTCATGCAAATGGCCAAAACAAGTGCTGCATTATCCAAGCATAGCGAGGAAGGCGGCTTATTCATTTCGATTATTACGGATCCGACTTTTGGCGGTGTTTCAGCAAGCTTCGCGATGCTCGGCGATATTATCATCGCAGAACCGTCCGCTTCATTCGGTTTCACAGGGCGCCGTGTTATCGAACAAACGATTAAACAGAAGCTTCCTGATAATTTTCAAACCTCAGAATTCAATCTCGAGCATGGTCAGCTCGACAAAGTCGTCAATCGTAAAGATATGAGACCGACGTTAATTAAGCTGCTCGACATGCATGGAACGAAGGGGGACGCAGTTAATGGCGGGTGA
- a CDS encoding acetyl-CoA carboxylase carboxyltransferase subunit alpha, which produces MAGEMPFEQPLAELKSKIAELRKFGAEKQIDFSEEIRRLEERYVQLEDELYAGMTSAEKMQLARHPQRPTTIDYISSIFTDFIEFHGDRLYGDDLAIVGGVAKLNGVPVTVVGHQKGKDTKDNIARNFGCPHPEGFRKALRLMRQANKFKRPIVTFIDTKGAFPGNAAEERGQGEAIARNLLEMASFRVPIICIVIGEGGSGGALALGLGNKVLMLENAIYSVISPEGAASILYKDASKALHAAEAMKITADHILDLGVIDGIIPEPKGGAHRDVATQAEHIKTAIWEQLQHLLTLNEQELLEDRYRKFREIGRFSFIQEGIPSHA; this is translated from the coding sequence ATGGCGGGTGAAATGCCGTTTGAACAACCGCTAGCGGAGTTGAAGAGTAAGATTGCGGAGCTGCGCAAATTTGGGGCAGAGAAGCAGATCGATTTTTCAGAAGAAATTCGTCGTTTGGAAGAAAGATATGTGCAGTTGGAAGACGAGCTCTATGCGGGTATGACTTCCGCAGAGAAAATGCAGCTTGCACGTCATCCGCAACGACCAACGACGATCGATTATATTAGTTCGATTTTCACAGATTTCATTGAGTTTCATGGGGACCGCCTATATGGCGATGACCTTGCTATTGTCGGAGGAGTCGCCAAGCTTAACGGTGTTCCTGTGACTGTAGTCGGTCATCAAAAAGGGAAAGATACGAAGGACAACATCGCCCGCAACTTCGGATGTCCGCATCCGGAAGGGTTTCGCAAGGCTTTGCGTTTAATGCGTCAAGCGAACAAGTTCAAGCGTCCTATCGTCACATTCATTGATACGAAGGGAGCATTCCCTGGGAATGCTGCTGAAGAGCGCGGTCAAGGAGAAGCGATTGCCAGAAACTTGCTGGAAATGGCCTCTTTTCGTGTGCCGATCATCTGTATTGTCATTGGTGAAGGCGGAAGCGGCGGTGCGTTGGCACTTGGTTTAGGAAATAAGGTCTTAATGTTGGAGAACGCGATTTACTCAGTTATTAGTCCTGAAGGCGCGGCTTCGATTCTATATAAAGATGCTTCTAAAGCTTTGCACGCCGCAGAAGCGATGAAAATCACGGCGGATCACATTCTAGATCTGGGCGTTATCGATGGAATAATTCCAGAGCCGAAAGGCGGCGCGCATCGTGATGTGGCGACACAAGCCGAACACATTAAAACAGCGATCTGGGAACAGCTTCAGCATTTGCTTACGTTGAACGAACAAGAGCTGCTCGAGGACCGTTACCGTAAATTTAGAGAGATCGGTCGTTTCTCATTCATTCAGGAGGGTATTCCAAGCCATGCGTAA
- the ytvI gene encoding sporulation integral membrane protein YtvI encodes MGILNPRLVHQIFRGIWVAIIVGLLSLAFFYIIPLIYPFIFGWILALMMNPIVNFFQFKLKLPRWLSVTISMFLFLGAMATAITLLVANIVVELGSLADNIQAQINRWLEQFNVFINSITFQQWIERVNEFFENNPKYQETVNTNLSSSAGSIADISKLVITYVFSALKAFLTSLPKIATITIIVMLATFFISKDWYGLNKRYKIIFSDVIVKTTKLIRTDLQKALFGYIRAQLILVSLTALVVIIGLLVLRVDYAITIGLLTGLADLMPYLGTGAVMVPWILYVFFAQGNIVLGIGLSVLYGVIVIARQIMEPKVLASSVGLDPLATLVAMFVGLKLFGLLGLIIGPVSLILLSAFYRARLFHDIAAYIQKGSASPK; translated from the coding sequence ATGGGTATCCTGAACCCGAGACTCGTTCACCAAATTTTTAGAGGCATATGGGTGGCTATCATTGTCGGTTTACTGTCTCTGGCCTTCTTCTATATCATCCCACTCATTTACCCTTTTATTTTCGGCTGGATCCTTGCTCTTATGATGAATCCAATCGTTAATTTCTTTCAATTCAAATTAAAACTGCCGCGATGGCTCTCCGTAACCATATCCATGTTCCTATTCCTAGGCGCGATGGCGACCGCCATTACTCTATTGGTTGCGAATATCGTCGTTGAGTTAGGTTCACTGGCAGACAATATTCAAGCTCAAATTAATCGCTGGCTGGAGCAATTTAATGTTTTCATAAACTCGATTACATTCCAACAGTGGATAGAGCGGGTCAATGAATTTTTCGAAAATAATCCCAAATACCAAGAAACGGTCAACACGAATCTGTCCTCTTCCGCTGGCTCGATTGCCGACATCTCAAAGCTAGTAATTACCTATGTGTTCTCGGCGCTTAAAGCCTTTCTAACATCGCTGCCGAAAATAGCTACGATCACAATCATCGTAATGCTAGCCACCTTCTTCATCAGCAAGGATTGGTATGGGCTCAATAAGCGCTATAAAATCATCTTCTCCGACGTTATTGTCAAAACGACGAAGCTGATTCGAACGGACTTGCAGAAAGCCTTATTCGGTTACATCCGAGCTCAATTGATCCTCGTTTCATTGACTGCCTTGGTTGTCATCATCGGACTTCTCGTCCTTCGCGTGGATTACGCCATCACGATTGGATTGTTAACTGGATTAGCTGATTTAATGCCATATCTAGGCACGGGTGCCGTTATGGTTCCATGGATTCTCTACGTGTTCTTCGCGCAAGGCAATATCGTGCTTGGCATCGGTCTTAGTGTATTGTATGGGGTCATTGTCATTGCACGTCAAATAATGGAGCCTAAAGTGCTCGCCTCATCCGTTGGCTTGGATCCGCTCGCCACACTTGTTGCCATGTTCGTTGGGCTCAAATTGTTTGGACTGCTCGGGCTCATCATCGGCCCTGTGTCGCTTATCTTGCTCTCCGCTTTCTATCGAGCCCGATTATTCCATGATATCGCGGCATACATACAAAAAGGCTCGGCTTCACCTAAATAG
- a CDS encoding glutamate decarboxylase encodes MWTVIYIAPTAKIAERIKQRLTEEGFLVQVRSISLSKNQFEIVVPEGEVEEVQEVLNSILHR; translated from the coding sequence ATGTGGACGGTGATCTATATTGCTCCTACTGCGAAAATTGCAGAGCGGATTAAACAAAGACTCACAGAAGAAGGATTTCTAGTCCAAGTCAGGAGCATCTCCTTATCCAAGAATCAATTTGAAATTGTCGTTCCCGAAGGCGAAGTCGAAGAAGTACAAGAAGTGCTCAATTCTATTTTACATAGATAG
- a CDS encoding acyl-CoA thioesterase, translated as MSQERWHQSQLRVRYEETDQMGVVYHANYLTWFEIGRTELIRDLGYPYRKIEEKGLLLPVTEAELKFKRPARYDDLIGIYTRVSQTGSVRLQFSYEIRRILEGEPEELLVTGTSHHVWVNPSWKPVRIEKEAPDLWQVITNYTDEGG; from the coding sequence ATGAGTCAGGAACGTTGGCACCAATCACAATTGCGCGTTCGTTATGAGGAAACGGATCAAATGGGCGTTGTGTATCACGCTAATTATTTAACGTGGTTTGAAATTGGACGTACCGAGTTGATTCGCGATTTGGGCTATCCGTATCGTAAAATTGAGGAGAAAGGACTCCTGCTTCCCGTAACTGAAGCGGAGCTCAAGTTCAAGAGGCCAGCGCGTTACGATGATCTCATCGGGATTTATACGCGCGTATCGCAAACGGGTTCAGTTCGACTGCAATTTTCCTATGAAATCCGGAGAATCCTTGAGGGGGAACCTGAGGAATTACTTGTGACAGGCACATCCCATCATGTTTGGGTGAATCCTTCTTGGAAGCCTGTACGTATAGAAAAGGAAGCGCCTGATTTATGGCAGGTGATTACGAACTATACGGATGAAGGAGGCTAA